In Nicotiana tabacum cultivar K326 chromosome 11, ASM71507v2, whole genome shotgun sequence, a single window of DNA contains:
- the LOC142166119 gene encoding uncharacterized protein LOC142166119, with protein sequence MTSNIADSLNAVTKYARELPIVELLEYMRTLLEHWMKEKLLKAKGTFTYLGYKFNKELDDNRTLSHKLRVRSDYLLNQIHKQHNVRASTEYIHIVIDGMRRYIVYLENKKCSCGQFQLDELPYPHALAALRQRDESFEEYFSPYYTRANLLRTYEIPVNPLPDESKWNVPKHITEEVVNPPKEGKRQPGRPQKERYKTYDEINSKKYKVACDFDV encoded by the exons ATGACATCAAACATTGCAGATTCGTTGAATGCTGTAACAAAATATGCAAGAGAGCTGCCAATAGTAGAACTATTAGAGTATATGAGGACCCTTCTTGAACATTGGAtgaaagaaaaattattgaaagCAAAGGGTACATTCACATACCTTGGATACAAATTCAACAAAGAGTTGGATGACAATAGAACATTGTCGCACAAGCTTAGAGTAAGATCTGATTATTTATTGAATCAAATTCATAAACAGCACAAT GTTAGGGCTTCAACAGAGTACATCCATATAGTAATAGATGGTATGAGGCGCTATATTGTTTATCTTGAAAATAAGAAATGTAGTTGTGGGCAATTCCAGCTTGATGAACTACCTTATCCACATGCTTTGGCTGCTTTAAGACAAAGGGATGAGTCTTTTGAAGAATATTTTTCTCCTTATTACACAAGGGCGAACCTCTTGCGTACTTATGAAATACCAGTAAATCCGCTGCCTGATGAAAGCAAATGGAATGTGCCAAAGCATATAACTGAAGAAGTAGTAAATCCACCTAAAGAAGGGAAAAGGCAGCCAGGAAGACCtcaaaaagaaagatacaaaacaTATGATGAAATAAATTCAAAGAAGTACAAGGTTGCATGCG ATTTTGATGTGTAA